From one Roseovarius pelagicus genomic stretch:
- the cueR gene encoding Cu(I)-responsive transcriptional regulator, with amino-acid sequence MNIGDVADLSGLPAKTIRYYEDIGLVEPLRSSNGYRSFRQSDVHKLAFLGRARALGFTIEDCRSLLKLYADTDRASAEVKQIAEEHLDRIDSKIAELTEMRATLSHLVDARAGDHRPDCPILADLAMEQKAAGNIGKASR; translated from the coding sequence ATGAACATCGGAGATGTGGCCGACCTTTCCGGCCTTCCCGCCAAAACGATCCGCTACTACGAAGACATCGGTCTTGTCGAACCGCTGCGCAGTTCAAATGGCTATCGCAGCTTCCGGCAGAGCGACGTGCACAAGCTGGCCTTTCTCGGCCGGGCACGGGCCCTTGGATTCACCATCGAGGATTGCCGGAGCCTGCTGAAGCTTTATGCCGATACTGACCGCGCCAGTGCCGAGGTAAAGCAGATTGCCGAAGAGCATCTTGATCGGATTGACAGCAAGATCGCCGAACTGACCGAAATGCGCGCGACGCTGTCGCATCTTGTGGATGCACGCGCGGGTGATCACCGCCCCGATTGCCCCATCTTGGCCGATCTGGCGATGGAACAAAAGGCGGCGGGCAACATTGGCAAGGCTTCCCGGTAG
- a CDS encoding cupredoxin domain-containing protein produces the protein MTNFLRTCTIALALVFPAFSVGASSGKGQQPHARAFEVPGHDPIGKPGDGSSIDTTIELSIRETESGYMLFEPDALHIESSSVVRFLISNLGGLDHEFFLGSFDEVAEHQQWMREHPDMQHDSANSVSIPSGQNAELIWEFSDMTNLEFVCLIPGHREAGMWGVIIVHDHLAPKSEG, from the coding sequence ATGACGAATTTCCTGAGAACCTGCACCATCGCGCTTGCGCTCGTCTTTCCGGCTTTTTCAGTGGGCGCTTCCAGTGGCAAGGGCCAGCAGCCTCACGCGCGTGCATTCGAAGTGCCTGGCCATGATCCGATCGGGAAACCCGGTGATGGCTCCTCAATCGACACGACGATTGAATTGTCCATCAGGGAGACAGAAAGCGGCTACATGCTTTTCGAGCCGGACGCACTCCACATCGAGAGTAGTTCAGTTGTCCGCTTTTTGATCAGCAATCTGGGCGGACTGGATCACGAGTTTTTTCTCGGCTCCTTTGACGAGGTTGCAGAACACCAGCAGTGGATGCGCGAACATCCCGATATGCAGCATGACAGCGCCAACTCGGTTTCGATCCCAAGTGGACAAAATGCCGAGTTAATCTGGGAGTTCTCCGATATGACCAACTTGGAGTTCGTATGCTTGATCCCCGGCCACCGGGAAGCGGGCATGTGGGGCGTCATCATCGTGCACGATCACCTTGCGCCGAAATCCGAAGGTTAG
- a CDS encoding copper-binding protein — protein MRNLLLTTSFAIALSAPAFAAGTHDGGHGETKPAAMMVGMPGDAAKVDRTIDVTLLENDEGQMLIESEPMDIKEGETIRFNITNKGELEHEFVLDTVERNAEHKIEMAKMDMEHDDPNRIRLDAGASGEVVWTFANSGRFEAACLIPGHYESGMHREVAVGDQMAQADVEYTSGTIKKIDAKAGKVTIIHGPLVNLDMPAMTMVFRADEAMMTKMAEGQDIEFVADRVKGKLTVTQIK, from the coding sequence ATGAGAAATCTTCTTTTGACGACAAGCTTCGCGATCGCGCTATCAGCACCGGCCTTTGCTGCAGGTACACACGACGGCGGGCATGGGGAGACCAAGCCAGCCGCAATGATGGTCGGCATGCCGGGTGACGCCGCCAAGGTGGACCGCACAATCGACGTCACTTTGCTCGAAAACGATGAGGGCCAGATGCTGATCGAGAGTGAGCCAATGGATATCAAGGAGGGCGAAACCATCCGCTTCAACATCACCAACAAGGGTGAGCTGGAGCATGAATTCGTCCTCGACACGGTAGAGCGTAATGCCGAGCACAAGATCGAAATGGCAAAGATGGACATGGAACACGACGACCCGAACCGTATCCGTCTCGATGCGGGCGCGTCGGGTGAGGTTGTCTGGACTTTCGCGAATTCTGGTAGGTTCGAAGCGGCGTGCCTGATCCCGGGCCACTACGAATCCGGCATGCACCGTGAGGTCGCAGTCGGTGACCAGATGGCACAAGCTGACGTGGAATACACGAGCGGCACCATCAAGAAAATCGACGCCAAGGCTGGCAAGGTCACAATCATCCACGGCCCTCTGGTCAACCTCGATATGCCCGCGATGACTATGGTGTTCCGCGCCGACGAAGCAATGATGACCAAGATGGCGGAAGGTCAGGACATCGAGTTCGTTGCCGACCGGGTCAAGGGTAAACTGACCGTCACACAGATCAAGTGA
- a CDS encoding c-type cytochrome, which translates to MKESDRMRWAAIFFALVAIAAAGWYFKQQTDSQTGTRTEEGRVLPAGAFATVKLPSSLTEQEQIGASAYDAVCAACHGLNGQGQDGVAPPLVHKIYEPSHHGDMAFVLAAQNGVRAHHWKFGNMPAVEGVTRSDILDIVSYIRALQRANGIY; encoded by the coding sequence ATGAAGGAGTCCGATAGAATGAGATGGGCAGCGATATTTTTTGCTCTGGTCGCCATTGCTGCGGCGGGATGGTATTTCAAGCAGCAAACAGACTCCCAAACGGGCACCCGGACGGAGGAGGGCAGGGTGCTCCCTGCAGGTGCGTTTGCAACTGTCAAGCTGCCAAGCAGCTTGACCGAGCAGGAGCAAATTGGCGCAAGTGCTTATGATGCGGTCTGTGCCGCCTGCCACGGCCTGAATGGTCAGGGTCAGGATGGCGTCGCTCCACCGCTTGTTCACAAGATCTATGAACCGAGCCACCACGGCGACATGGCGTTTGTCCTCGCGGCTCAAAATGGAGTTCGGGCGCATCATTGGAAATTTGGTAACATGCCAGCGGTTGAAGGCGTGACGCGATCAGATATTCTCGATATCGTGTCTTACATTCGTGCATTGCAGCGTGCCAACGGGATATATTGA
- a CDS encoding heavy metal translocating P-type ATPase: protein MSDPRTLRLSLQNMSCASCVGRVERGLTALPGVSDVSVNLANETAQAKIDAPERTAEIATTLQEIGYPARTRSVRLNIASMSCASCVGRVDKALAVLPGVLDVNVNLASETATVTYLEGAVAVVDLIKAASDAGYPATQAEDSSSEDAGARKNEEARDLARRTVVAATLALPVFLLEMGAHLIPGTHGLIGDTIGHWTSWMIQFVLTTAVLLWPGRTFYTRGFPALLKGAPDMNSLVAVGTSAAYIYSLVALFAPTLLPAGSRAVYFEAAAVIVVLILLGRWLEARAKGRTGAAIQKLMGLQAKTARVLVDGEPLDVAIDRIIAGDILIVRPGERIAVDGELTEGSARVDESMITGEPVPVAKSVGDPVTGGTVNGSGAFRFRATRVGADTTLAQIIRMVEEAQGAKLPIQGLVDRITLWFVPAVMALALLTVIVWLLVGPSPALSFALVAGVSVLIIACPCAMGLATPTSIMVGTGRAADMGVLFRKGDALQQLSSVDVVALDKTGTVTQGRPELTDLVLVDSFDRTEVLALVAAVEAQSEHPIAEAIVRAAKVEGVARHDAKDFESITGHGVRAKVAGREVLVGADRLMTREGLTIGDLADEERRLAEQGRTALFAAIDGRVAAVIAVSDPVKPSSAAAIRALHAQGLKVTMITGDKRETAEAIARETGIDHVIAGVLPDGKVAALEDLRGAGKRIAFVGDGINDAPALAHSDVGIAIGTGTDVAIESADVVLMSGDLRGVVNALEVSRSTMRNIRQNLFWAFGYNVALIPVAAGVLYPVSGLLLSPVLAAGAMALSSVFVLTNALRLRRVRPAMDETARPVSEASASPIPAE from the coding sequence ATGTCGGATCCGCGCACCCTTCGGCTTTCCCTGCAAAACATGTCCTGCGCTTCCTGCGTCGGGCGCGTGGAACGTGGCCTCACGGCTCTGCCGGGGGTCAGCGATGTCAGTGTCAATCTCGCCAACGAGACCGCCCAGGCGAAGATCGACGCACCGGAGCGCACCGCCGAAATCGCGACAACTCTTCAGGAGATCGGCTATCCGGCCCGGACCCGGAGCGTACGTCTGAACATCGCATCCATGTCCTGTGCCTCGTGCGTCGGTCGGGTGGACAAGGCACTGGCAGTGCTGCCGGGCGTGCTGGACGTGAACGTCAACCTGGCATCGGAAACCGCTACGGTCACCTATCTGGAAGGCGCGGTCGCGGTTGTCGACCTCATCAAGGCGGCCAGCGACGCAGGTTACCCTGCCACGCAGGCCGAAGACAGTTCATCGGAAGACGCAGGAGCCCGCAAGAACGAAGAGGCGCGGGATCTGGCACGACGGACTGTCGTGGCAGCGACCCTCGCCCTGCCGGTGTTTCTACTTGAGATGGGCGCACATCTGATCCCCGGCACGCACGGTCTGATCGGTGACACCATCGGCCACTGGACCAGCTGGATGATCCAGTTCGTGTTGACCACGGCAGTCCTGCTCTGGCCAGGACGTACTTTTTACACACGCGGTTTCCCGGCACTGTTGAAAGGCGCGCCGGACATGAACAGCCTTGTCGCGGTTGGCACATCGGCGGCCTACATCTATTCACTTGTGGCGCTTTTCGCACCGACGCTGCTGCCCGCGGGATCGCGCGCGGTCTATTTCGAGGCGGCGGCGGTCATCGTGGTGTTGATCCTTCTGGGCCGCTGGCTGGAGGCCCGCGCGAAGGGCCGAACCGGGGCTGCGATCCAGAAGCTGATGGGCCTTCAGGCAAAGACGGCCCGTGTGCTGGTGGACGGGGAGCCGCTGGATGTGGCCATCGACCGCATCATCGCGGGCGACATTCTGATCGTGCGCCCTGGCGAGCGGATCGCAGTGGATGGTGAGCTGACCGAAGGCAGTGCCCGTGTGGATGAGAGTATGATCACCGGCGAACCGGTGCCGGTCGCCAAATCCGTGGGCGATCCCGTCACCGGCGGCACGGTCAACGGCAGCGGTGCCTTCCGGTTCCGCGCGACGCGTGTTGGCGCCGACACGACGCTGGCCCAGATCATCCGGATGGTCGAAGAGGCGCAGGGCGCCAAGCTGCCGATCCAGGGACTGGTGGACCGGATCACGCTCTGGTTCGTGCCCGCAGTCATGGCATTGGCCCTGTTGACGGTGATTGTCTGGCTGTTGGTCGGTCCTTCGCCCGCGCTGTCCTTTGCTTTGGTGGCCGGCGTCTCCGTGCTGATCATCGCCTGCCCCTGCGCGATGGGGCTCGCCACGCCCACGTCGATCATGGTTGGCACGGGACGTGCCGCCGATATGGGCGTGCTCTTCCGCAAGGGCGACGCGTTGCAACAGCTATCCAGCGTTGATGTTGTGGCGCTGGACAAGACCGGAACGGTGACCCAGGGCCGCCCGGAACTGACCGACCTCGTGCTTGTGGACAGCTTTGACCGCACCGAGGTGCTGGCGCTTGTCGCCGCTGTGGAGGCGCAATCGGAACACCCGATCGCAGAGGCAATCGTGCGCGCGGCAAAGGTCGAGGGCGTCGCGCGGCATGACGCCAAGGATTTTGAATCCATCACCGGCCACGGCGTGCGGGCAAAAGTGGCGGGCCGCGAGGTGCTTGTCGGGGCCGACCGCCTGATGACCCGCGAGGGGCTGACAATCGGCGATCTGGCCGACGAGGAGCGTCGGCTGGCCGAACAGGGCCGCACCGCACTTTTCGCGGCGATCGACGGTCGTGTCGCCGCCGTCATCGCGGTGTCCGATCCGGTGAAGCCGTCCAGCGCCGCTGCAATCCGCGCCTTGCACGCACAGGGACTGAAGGTCACCATGATCACCGGTGACAAGCGCGAAACGGCAGAAGCTATCGCCCGCGAAACCGGCATCGACCATGTGATCGCTGGCGTTCTCCCCGACGGCAAGGTGGCGGCGCTGGAAGATTTGCGCGGCGCGGGCAAGCGCATCGCGTTCGTTGGCGACGGGATCAACGACGCACCCGCGCTTGCCCATTCGGACGTGGGTATCGCCATCGGCACCGGTACAGACGTGGCCATCGAATCCGCAGATGTGGTGCTGATGTCCGGCGATCTGCGCGGCGTCGTGAACGCCCTCGAGGTGTCGCGGAGCACCATGCGCAACATCCGCCAGAACCTTTTCTGGGCATTTGGATACAACGTCGCCCTGATCCCGGTTGCGGCGGGCGTGCTTTATCCGGTGTCAGGACTTCTGCTCTCACCCGTTCTGGCAGCAGGTGCGATGGCGCTCAGCTCCGTCTTCGTGCTGACGAATGCGCTGCGGCTGCGCCGCGTGCGCCCGGCGATGGACGAAACGGCGCGCCCCGTCTCCGAAGCCTCGGCATCCCCAATTCCAGCTGAATGA
- a CDS encoding multicopper oxidase family protein, with protein MINRRQLLGAGAAGAALVSSQAWGKTTNMGLPEAAQMDSAATTITPRPNSGPDYNPVVTLNGWTLPHRMNNGIKEFHLVAEPVERELADGMIAHLWGYNGQSTGPTIEAVEGDRVRIYVTNKLPEGTTVHWHGLILPSGMDGVSGLSHPSIPPGKTFIYEFDLVKSGTFMYHPHGDEMTQMAMGMMGMFVVHPKDPTFMPVDRDFLIMLNAFDIDPGTYVPRIMTMTDFNLWTWNSRIFPDIDPLVVNKDDRVRVRVGNLTMTNHPIHMHGYDFKVTCTDGGWVPESAQWPEVSIDIPVGAMRAYEFDAEHLGDWAIHCHKSHHTMNAMGHDVPTFIGVDKKSLTQKIRQFQPEYMPMGMSGMGDMAKMEMPLPDNTIPMMTGWGPYGPIEMGGMFSVVKVRDGIDADDYSDPGWYENPPGEMAYEWTGELPEFASNNSPKTILTPKPTSKG; from the coding sequence ATGATCAACAGACGTCAATTACTCGGGGCCGGCGCCGCAGGAGCGGCGCTCGTCTCCTCCCAGGCGTGGGGCAAAACGACGAATATGGGCTTGCCTGAAGCGGCCCAGATGGACAGTGCTGCTACCACGATCACGCCGCGCCCCAACTCCGGGCCGGACTACAACCCGGTTGTGACGCTGAACGGCTGGACCCTGCCGCACCGGATGAACAACGGTATCAAGGAATTCCACCTTGTTGCGGAACCGGTCGAGCGCGAGCTTGCCGATGGAATGATCGCGCATCTGTGGGGCTATAACGGCCAATCCACCGGGCCGACGATCGAGGCGGTCGAAGGCGACCGGGTGCGTATCTACGTCACCAACAAATTGCCGGAAGGCACCACGGTGCACTGGCATGGGCTCATTCTCCCTTCGGGCATGGATGGGGTTTCCGGGTTGAGCCATCCCAGCATTCCACCAGGGAAAACGTTCATATACGAATTCGACTTGGTGAAGTCCGGTACGTTCATGTACCACCCCCACGGCGATGAAATGACCCAGATGGCGATGGGGATGATGGGCATGTTCGTGGTCCATCCCAAGGATCCTACATTCATGCCGGTGGATCGCGATTTCCTGATCATGCTGAACGCTTTCGACATCGATCCGGGGACATATGTGCCGCGCATCATGACGATGACGGATTTCAACCTTTGGACCTGGAACAGCCGGATCTTCCCAGACATCGATCCGCTGGTCGTGAACAAGGACGATCGCGTGCGTGTGCGCGTGGGAAACCTTACGATGACCAACCATCCGATCCACATGCATGGGTACGACTTCAAGGTCACCTGCACCGATGGCGGCTGGGTGCCGGAGTCTGCGCAATGGCCCGAGGTCAGCATCGATATTCCGGTAGGCGCCATGCGCGCCTACGAATTCGATGCCGAACACTTGGGCGACTGGGCGATCCATTGCCACAAGTCGCACCACACCATGAATGCGATGGGCCATGATGTGCCAACCTTCATTGGCGTAGACAAGAAGTCACTCACGCAAAAGATCCGCCAATTCCAGCCGGAATATATGCCCATGGGCATGTCCGGCATGGGGGACATGGCAAAAATGGAAATGCCGCTACCCGACAATACCATCCCGATGATGACGGGTTGGGGCCCGTACGGACCCATCGAGATGGGCGGCATGTTTTCGGTCGTGAAGGTGCGGGACGGCATCGACGCGGACGATTACTCCGATCCCGGCTGGTACGAGAATCCTCCGGGCGAGATGGCCTACGAATGGACTGGCGAATTACCCGAATTTGCCTCCAACAACAGCCCCAAGACCATTCTCACACCGAAACCAACCTCGAAGGGCTGA
- a CDS encoding DUF305 domain-containing protein — protein sequence MTYLRFFAMIATSTVVMFILMYLNTYLLSHIFWSETRAYMAVLMGATMAIIMLGFMLSMYSSKAINAAIFIGGAVVFAGSLWLVRSQVTVGDTSYMKAMIPHHSIAIMTSSRANISDPRVRKLADEIIFAQDKEIAEMRYLVNDIDTNGDAADEGPDGPARIVDLNEALSSAEIAILDLEFLTGDEIAQLFPDGAICTFKYTTSSKPVLAAGQIDGAPAALAKISGDLVRLGSTDGTGTLSAEGMSVALSAPDGTAALENSSEMQDANLVLELDAGLRAGYRGFYGCDA from the coding sequence ATGACATACCTACGCTTTTTCGCGATGATCGCCACATCCACGGTGGTGATGTTCATCCTGATGTATCTCAACACCTATCTGCTGAGCCATATCTTCTGGTCCGAAACACGCGCCTATATGGCCGTGCTGATGGGGGCCACAATGGCGATCATCATGCTGGGCTTCATGCTGTCGATGTACTCCAGTAAGGCGATCAACGCTGCCATCTTTATTGGCGGCGCCGTGGTGTTTGCCGGATCCCTCTGGCTGGTCCGGAGCCAGGTGACCGTGGGCGATACCAGCTACATGAAGGCAATGATCCCGCACCATTCGATCGCGATCATGACATCGAGCCGCGCCAACATTTCTGACCCTCGGGTGCGCAAACTGGCTGACGAGATCATCTTTGCCCAAGACAAAGAAATCGCCGAAATGCGGTATCTGGTGAATGACATCGACACGAATGGTGACGCGGCTGATGAGGGCCCTGATGGTCCAGCCCGGATCGTCGATCTGAACGAGGCACTCTCATCCGCCGAAATCGCCATCCTCGATCTGGAATTCCTGACCGGCGATGAAATCGCGCAGCTTTTCCCGGATGGGGCTATCTGCACCTTCAAGTATACCACGAGCAGCAAACCTGTGCTTGCCGCAGGACAAATCGACGGCGCCCCGGCGGCGCTGGCCAAGATCAGCGGCGACCTGGTGCGTCTTGGTTCAACCGACGGAACCGGCACCCTGAGCGCCGAAGGGATGTCCGTGGCCCTCAGTGCGCCGGACGGGACTGCGGCGCTGGAAAACAGTAGTGAAATGCAGGACGCCAACCTCGTTCTCGAGCTCGATGCCGGCCTGCGGGCAGGCTATCGCGGCTTCTATGGCTGCGACGCTTGA
- a CDS encoding ABC transporter transmembrane domain-containing protein: MSLLDRYHLLVHDVAAAFGYDYNDVTPDWVHPFIHLILVLAPALLITVGSYLAIRGILKLWKYRSTPAIHPEPIRGLEGSLFSTVLRYSRRQQALMIVVSLIAMPFLYLTLELPKQIVNNALDSDRFPIVVLGRDLDQVVFLILLCGLYLLAIILNGLNKYDLNVFKGYVAERFLRRFRLLVYRQWRSDPDSRNQSEIVPILAQEVEPIGGFAADVLTLPILQGGTLLTILFFMFVQDPVLGAAALTVLPIQLVLLPKLQRRVNALSRTRIKEVRQLGRQLSDQLRQRQVNSAGLLPVSASFRELEHVRRKIFRLKFFIKALNNFLTALTPFLFYSLGGYFVIEGRITLGALVAVLAAHKDFSAPLKELFSYYQTLEDTRIRYQEITTFFTGSIQRSGKAQADNHKPEEVSEFEEATLRYPALSVKRQGAIATS, from the coding sequence ATGTCACTCTTGGACAGGTATCACCTGCTTGTACACGACGTAGCTGCCGCCTTTGGGTACGACTACAACGATGTCACGCCAGACTGGGTGCACCCGTTCATTCATCTCATACTGGTCTTGGCCCCCGCGCTGCTGATCACCGTTGGCTCATATCTTGCTATTCGCGGCATTCTGAAGCTTTGGAAGTACCGCAGCACGCCTGCGATCCACCCAGAGCCCATACGAGGGCTCGAAGGAAGTCTTTTCAGCACCGTCTTGCGCTATTCAAGAAGGCAGCAGGCGTTGATGATCGTGGTTAGCCTCATCGCGATGCCTTTTCTCTATCTGACCCTGGAACTGCCAAAACAGATCGTGAACAACGCTCTGGATTCCGACCGTTTCCCGATTGTCGTTCTGGGACGAGACCTCGATCAGGTCGTTTTCCTCATACTTCTTTGCGGTCTCTATCTTCTGGCGATCATCCTGAATGGGTTAAACAAATATGACCTAAACGTCTTCAAAGGGTATGTCGCGGAGCGTTTTCTTCGGCGCTTCCGCCTGCTGGTCTATCGGCAATGGCGCAGCGATCCAGACTCCCGAAACCAGAGCGAGATCGTCCCTATTCTCGCACAGGAAGTTGAGCCCATAGGTGGCTTCGCGGCGGACGTCCTTACGCTGCCAATCCTGCAAGGCGGTACGCTTTTGACGATCCTGTTTTTCATGTTCGTTCAGGACCCTGTCTTGGGTGCCGCAGCACTGACCGTACTGCCGATTCAGCTTGTGCTGCTGCCCAAGCTGCAACGCCGGGTCAACGCGCTTTCGCGCACCAGGATCAAGGAAGTCCGACAGCTTGGCAGGCAGCTCAGCGATCAATTGCGCCAACGGCAGGTCAATTCGGCCGGGCTGCTGCCAGTGAGTGCAAGTTTTAGAGAGCTTGAGCACGTGCGCAGGAAGATTTTCCGTCTGAAGTTCTTCATCAAGGCCCTCAACAATTTTCTGACCGCGCTAACACCGTTCTTGTTCTATTCTCTAGGCGGATACTTCGTCATCGAAGGTCGCATTACACTCGGCGCGCTGGTGGCCGTCCTGGCAGCACACAAGGACTTCTCGGCACCGCTGAAAGAGCTCTTCAGTTACTATCAGACGCTGGAAGACACGCGGATCCGGTACCAGGAAATCACGACCTTTTTCACTGGATCGATTCAGCGATCGGGGAAAGCTCAGGCAGACAACCACAAGCCGGAAGAGGTCAGCGAATTCGAGGAAGCTACACTGAGATACCCGGCTTTGTCTGTGAAGAGACAGGGGGCGATCGCAACATCATGA
- a CDS encoding TolC family protein gives MRVSKFPLVFGFPLILGACAAAVPGIYTEPKAGFANISSQVTPAIGKRTAFAETQAENEALKKQVHAMVHRKTISADTAVQVALLNNKGLQASYANVGLSAAEAWQQSTPENPIVSIGTLGIGAPELGAYRAIEGLIRANILDATTRKQRVALADVNFRTAQMNAVNDTLALANQTRTAWINSVAAFETVTYLKRAKGTSDAGSELALKLGETGALNKAGQAREQAFNAELAGQLAQARLNAARAKEELTQLMGLWGSNVNYYVPDALPSLPRSVGPITNLEAKALSNRFDLRVAKLGLEAQAAAFGLTDQTRLVTDLEIIAGFESERENDAGNIETETTPQIELEFAIPIYDTGKARMRKAELMYLQAANVLAERAINVRSEARAAETTYHASYKIARHYRDVLVPLRQTVEEEGLLSYNGMITNTFELLTDVREKLGASLEAADAKREFYLAQANLTAAIYGGGAGGAGGGEGVSLAAGGGAGH, from the coding sequence ATGCGGGTATCGAAGTTTCCGCTGGTTTTCGGCTTTCCGCTAATCTTGGGTGCCTGTGCTGCAGCTGTACCGGGCATCTACACGGAACCAAAAGCTGGCTTCGCCAACATTTCCAGCCAGGTCACACCAGCCATCGGCAAACGGACAGCCTTCGCCGAAACCCAGGCCGAAAACGAGGCCTTGAAGAAGCAGGTGCACGCAATGGTGCACCGCAAGACCATTTCGGCGGACACCGCCGTTCAGGTCGCGCTTCTGAACAACAAGGGGTTGCAGGCGTCCTATGCGAACGTTGGCCTATCGGCCGCAGAGGCCTGGCAGCAATCGACGCCGGAAAACCCGATCGTGTCGATTGGTACACTGGGCATCGGTGCGCCCGAACTGGGTGCCTACAGGGCGATCGAGGGACTGATTCGCGCCAACATACTGGACGCGACCACCCGCAAGCAGCGCGTCGCGCTGGCCGACGTCAATTTTCGGACAGCGCAGATGAATGCGGTGAACGACACGCTGGCACTTGCCAACCAGACCCGGACCGCGTGGATCAACTCCGTCGCCGCGTTTGAGACTGTCACCTATCTCAAGCGCGCCAAGGGCACATCGGACGCAGGATCCGAGCTTGCCCTCAAGCTTGGCGAGACTGGTGCCCTTAACAAGGCCGGACAGGCCCGGGAACAGGCGTTCAACGCCGAACTGGCCGGGCAGCTGGCGCAGGCCCGTTTGAACGCGGCACGCGCCAAGGAAGAGCTGACGCAGTTGATGGGGCTTTGGGGAAGCAACGTAAACTACTACGTTCCCGATGCCCTGCCGTCTCTGCCACGCTCGGTTGGGCCAATCACAAACCTGGAGGCAAAGGCCCTTAGCAACAGGTTTGATCTTCGGGTTGCGAAACTGGGGCTGGAGGCACAGGCGGCTGCGTTTGGGCTAACAGATCAGACGCGGCTGGTAACCGATCTGGAGATTATCGCAGGCTTCGAGTCCGAGCGTGAAAACGACGCGGGCAATATTGAAACCGAAACGACCCCGCAGATCGAGTTGGAATTTGCCATTCCGATATATGACACCGGCAAGGCCCGGATGCGCAAGGCCGAGCTTATGTATCTTCAGGCCGCCAACGTTCTAGCCGAACGCGCGATCAACGTGCGGTCAGAGGCACGTGCTGCCGAGACCACATATCACGCGTCCTACAAGATCGCACGCCACTATCGCGATGTTCTGGTGCCATTGCGCCAAACCGTCGAGGAAGAAGGCCTGCTGTCCTATAACGGCATGATTACCAACACCTTTGAATTGCTCACGGACGTGCGCGAAAAACTTGGTGCGTCGCTTGAAGCGGCGGATGCCAAACGCGAATTCTACCTTGCCCAAGCGAACCTGACAGCCGCCATTTACGGCGGTGGTGCAGGTGGAGCGGGTGGTGGCGAGGGCGTATCACTTGCCGCCGGCGGCGGCGCAGGACACTGA
- a CDS encoding heavy-metal-associated domain-containing protein encodes MIRFSVPNMSCGHCTASIQKAIMAADPDAKVSCDLTERIVDVDSTLDESELAATISGAGYGAEKLSEVQ; translated from the coding sequence ATGATCCGATTCAGTGTACCGAACATGAGTTGCGGCCATTGTACCGCTTCCATCCAAAAGGCCATCATGGCTGCCGACCCAGATGCAAAAGTATCGTGCGATCTGACTGAACGTATCGTCGACGTCGACAGCACCCTGGATGAAAGTGAATTGGCCGCAACGATCAGCGGCGCGGGCTATGGCGCCGAGAAACTGTCTGAGGTTCAGTAG